The proteins below are encoded in one region of Pseudophryne corroboree isolate aPseCor3 chromosome 8, aPseCor3.hap2, whole genome shotgun sequence:
- the LOC134949925 gene encoding olfactory receptor 6C74-like: MAQMYMFGSLGGLELLILTAMSYDRYVAICKPLRYHMVMNTRTCAIMASACWLLGFLQNLPPAAIVSSFSCYLSIEINHYFCDIVPVMKNSCDDTSVVELLFFIVGLLPSILTQFVLTFVPYSLIIVAILKIPSGIGRRKAFYTCSSHLTVVILLYTTLFSQYMTPNLGSTLEFTKLYALFNTAAVPMLNPLIYSLKNKDVKKALKRSWRKDI, translated from the coding sequence ATGGCTCAAATGTACATGTTTGGGTCCCTAGGAGGTCTTGAGCTGTTAATACTCACAGCCATGAGTTATGATCGCTATGTGGCCATCTGTAAGCCTTTGCGCTATCACATGGTTATGAACACTAGAACATGTGCTATAATGGCTTCTGCCTGCTGGCTGCTGGGGTTTTTACAAAACCTTCCTCCTGCTGCTATTGTAAGCAGCTTCTCTTGTTATTTATCCATTGAAATCAACCACTACTTCTGTGACATTGTTCCGGTGATGAAAAATTCCTGCGATGACACTTCTGTTGTGGAACTTTTGTTCTTCATAGTAGGATTGTTACCTTCAATTCTCACTCAATTTGTTCTCACTTTTGTTCCTTACAGTTTAATTATAGTTGCCATACTGAAGATCCCATCTGGAATCGGCAGACGTAAAGCCTTCTACACGTGCTCCTCACACCTCACGGTGGTCATATTGCTCTACACAACACTTTTCAGTCAGTACATGACACCAAACCTCGGTAGCACCTTGGAGTTCACAAAACTTTATGCATTATTCAACACAGCTGCTGTCCCCATGCTCAACCCACTGATCTACAGCTTAAAAAACAAAGATGTGAAAAAAGCTCTGAAAAGGAGCTGGAGAAAAGACATATAA